A window of the Deinococcus gobiensis I-0 genome harbors these coding sequences:
- a CDS encoding MBL fold metallo-hydrolase, producing MSDPHRPAVPRPPAPPVATFGGVQRLRPDVARVRLPMVNAYLLGEPGGDWVLVDAGLPGTAGLIRRAAAQVHGDRAPVAVLLTHGHLDHVGGLHDLLRRWGVPVYAHPLELPHLSGEAPYPFPDPTVGGGMSLLSPAFLPGPFDFRPQVRALPEGGEVPHLPGWRWLHTPGHSSGHVSLWREADRTLVAGDAFVTTPQQRVRGALRLEPTVVQGPPPYYTPNWDAARDSVRALAALDPELAAAGHGHPMSGAELSRELTRLARNFDEAARPPRGWYRRHPVPVGRARAGTPDPLRTTVLAALAGLGALWFLAPRRRK from the coding sequence ATGAGCGACCCCCACCGCCCGGCCGTCCCCCGTCCCCCCGCGCCGCCCGTCGCGACCTTCGGCGGCGTGCAGAGGCTGCGTCCCGATGTGGCGCGCGTGCGGCTGCCGATGGTGAACGCCTACCTGCTGGGCGAGCCGGGCGGCGACTGGGTGCTGGTGGACGCCGGCCTGCCCGGTACCGCCGGCCTGATCCGCCGGGCGGCGGCGCAGGTCCACGGTGACCGCGCACCGGTCGCCGTCCTGCTCACCCATGGGCACCTCGACCATGTGGGCGGCCTGCACGATCTGCTGCGCCGCTGGGGGGTGCCGGTCTACGCGCATCCGCTGGAGCTGCCGCACCTGAGCGGCGAGGCGCCCTATCCCTTTCCCGACCCCACGGTGGGCGGCGGCATGAGCCTGCTTTCGCCCGCCTTCCTGCCCGGTCCCTTCGACTTCCGGCCCCAGGTGCGCGCCCTGCCGGAGGGCGGCGAGGTGCCGCACCTGCCCGGCTGGCGCTGGCTGCACACGCCTGGCCACAGCAGCGGGCACGTCTCGCTGTGGCGGGAGGCCGACCGGACCCTCGTCGCGGGCGACGCCTTCGTGACCACGCCGCAGCAGCGGGTGCGCGGCGCGCTGCGGCTGGAGCCCACGGTGGTGCAGGGGCCCCCGCCCTACTACACCCCCAACTGGGACGCGGCGCGCGACTCGGTGCGCGCGCTCGCCGCCCTGGACCCCGAGCTGGCCGCTGCCGGCCACGGCCACCCCATGTCGGGGGCCGAGCTGAGCCGGGAGCTGACCCGGCTGGCCCGCAACTTCGACGAGGCGGCCCGCCCGCCGCGCGGCTGGTATCGCCGCCACCCGGTGCCGGTGGGCCGTGCCCGCGCCGGGACGCCCGATCCGCTGCGGACCACGGTGCTGGCGGCGCTGGCCGGCCTGGGAGCACTGTGGTTCCTCGCTCCGCGCCGCCGGAAGTGA
- the lepA gene encoding translation elongation factor 4: protein MTEGPAAPTTANIRNFSIIAHVDHGKSTLADRILERLGAMGERDKRDQTLDTLELERERGITIKSTPIRLEYVRANGEKYTFNLIDTPGHVDFNYEVSRSLAACEGVLLLVDASQGVEAQTIVNAYLAIDNNLEIVPVINKIDLPAADPEGAARELEEVIGIPADDAVFASGKTGVGVPDILEAIVERIPPPPGDPQAPLKALIFDSFFDAYQGVILFVRVLEGTIRAKDKVQLFSNGKGFDVDKVGTFTPGLVVGEELIAGSVGWVAAGIKDIHDAQVGDTLTSREHPTTEPFPGFKPAQPVVFSGLYPTDTEDYRKLREALEKLKLNDAAFSFEPETSEALGFGFRCGFLGLLHAEIIQERLEREYDLDLIATAPAVVYRVTLTNGEVFETQNPAEFPTRDRITTVEEPYIKLSVMQPEEYVGTVMQLLQERRGSMVTMNYVGKRVELIYEVPFAEILYDFHDRLKSISRGYASMDYEQIGYREGDLRKVDILVNNEVVDALAVIVHETKTYGLGRKIVDKMSEVIPRQLFPVPVQAVIGGKIIARATVKAYRKDVLAKCYGGDISRKKKLLEKQKKGRARMKQIGTVEVPQEAFLAVLSTEE, encoded by the coding sequence GTGACCGAAGGCCCCGCCGCCCCCACCACCGCGAATATCCGCAACTTTTCCATCATCGCCCACGTGGACCACGGCAAGAGCACGCTGGCCGACCGCATCCTGGAGCGGCTGGGGGCCATGGGCGAACGCGACAAGCGCGACCAGACCCTCGACACGCTGGAGCTGGAGCGCGAACGCGGCATCACCATCAAGTCCACGCCCATCCGGCTGGAATACGTGCGTGCCAACGGCGAGAAGTACACCTTCAACCTGATCGACACGCCGGGCCACGTGGACTTCAACTACGAGGTGTCGCGCAGCCTCGCCGCCTGCGAGGGCGTGCTGCTGCTCGTGGACGCCTCGCAGGGCGTCGAGGCGCAGACCATCGTGAACGCGTACCTCGCCATCGACAACAACCTCGAGATCGTGCCGGTGATCAACAAGATCGACCTGCCCGCCGCCGATCCCGAGGGCGCCGCCCGCGAGCTGGAAGAAGTGATCGGCATTCCGGCCGACGACGCCGTGTTCGCCTCGGGCAAGACGGGCGTGGGCGTGCCCGATATCCTCGAAGCCATCGTCGAGCGCATCCCGCCGCCCCCCGGCGACCCGCAGGCCCCCCTCAAGGCGCTGATCTTCGACAGTTTCTTCGACGCCTACCAGGGCGTGATCCTGTTCGTGCGCGTCCTCGAAGGCACCATCCGCGCCAAGGACAAGGTGCAGCTGTTCTCCAACGGCAAGGGTTTCGACGTGGACAAGGTCGGGACCTTCACGCCGGGGCTGGTCGTGGGCGAGGAGCTGATCGCCGGGTCGGTCGGCTGGGTCGCCGCCGGCATCAAGGACATCCACGACGCGCAGGTGGGCGACACCCTCACCAGCCGCGAGCACCCCACCACCGAGCCCTTCCCCGGCTTCAAACCCGCGCAGCCGGTGGTGTTTTCGGGCCTGTACCCCACCGACACCGAGGACTACCGCAAGCTGCGAGAAGCCCTCGAAAAGCTCAAGCTCAACGACGCGGCCTTCTCCTTCGAGCCCGAGACCTCCGAGGCGCTGGGCTTCGGCTTCCGCTGCGGCTTCCTGGGGCTGCTGCACGCCGAGATCATCCAGGAGCGGCTGGAGCGCGAGTACGACCTCGACCTGATCGCCACCGCGCCCGCCGTGGTCTACCGCGTGACCCTCACCAACGGCGAAGTCTTCGAGACCCAGAACCCGGCCGAGTTCCCCACCCGCGACCGCATCACCACCGTCGAGGAGCCGTACATCAAGCTCTCGGTCATGCAGCCCGAGGAGTACGTGGGCACGGTCATGCAGCTCCTGCAGGAGCGCCGGGGCAGCATGGTCACCATGAACTACGTGGGCAAGCGCGTGGAGCTGATCTACGAGGTGCCCTTCGCGGAGATCCTGTACGACTTCCACGACCGCCTCAAGTCCATCTCGCGCGGCTACGCCAGCATGGACTACGAGCAGATCGGCTACCGCGAGGGCGACCTGCGCAAGGTGGACATCCTCGTGAACAACGAGGTCGTGGACGCCCTGGCCGTGATCGTCCACGAGACCAAGACCTACGGGCTGGGCCGCAAGATCGTGGACAAGATGTCGGAGGTCATTCCCCGCCAGCTGTTCCCGGTGCCGGTGCAGGCCGTGATCGGCGGCAAGATCATCGCGCGCGCGACCGTCAAGGCCTACCGCAAGGACGTGCTCGCCAAGTGTTACGGCGGCGACATCTCGCGCAAGAAGAAGCTGCTCGAAAAGCAGAAGAAGGGCCGCGCCCGCATGAAGCAGATCGGCACGGTCGAGGTGCCGCAGGAAGCCTTCCTCGCGGTGCTGAGCACCGAAGAATAG